A genomic stretch from Halorhodospira halophila SL1 includes:
- a CDS encoding DUF418 domain-containing protein, with protein sequence MGSGQRLESLDAVRGAAVLGILVINIQLFAMPVAGLLSPTLLGGFEGWDYVVWAIGHVFFEGKFIALFAALFGAGAVLLAERHRAAGINPWVVHRRRMLALGAIGLAHGTLLWMGDILFIYAAMGLLAFLFIDRTPRALLAWGAALYALPILLTMAAGWGLTLLPTAGFIKLASASPPVHEEITAAIEAYQGGWLTQMEQRLPEALTRYLVGTPARLGWLTLGCMLIGMAAYKNGFLTGAWSSRAYARVVGYGLGIGVPMSIVGIAYREWRDWELLSGFFFSTQLNQLAVPFVAAGWAALIILAFQRGWLGRLHWPLTAVGRTALSGYLLQSVLCTLVFYGHGLGLYGEMGRPTQLLVVLGVWLVLLIAAPLWLRAFRMGPAEWLLRQATQLPRPAPPCPPVPPPRSPDAG encoded by the coding sequence ATGGGCAGCGGCCAACGCCTGGAGAGCCTCGATGCCGTCCGCGGGGCGGCAGTGCTGGGTATCCTGGTCATCAACATCCAGCTCTTCGCCATGCCGGTGGCCGGGCTGTTGAGCCCGACCCTGCTCGGCGGTTTCGAGGGCTGGGACTACGTCGTCTGGGCCATCGGCCACGTCTTCTTCGAGGGCAAGTTCATCGCCCTCTTCGCCGCCCTGTTCGGCGCCGGCGCCGTCCTGCTCGCCGAACGCCACCGGGCGGCCGGCATCAACCCCTGGGTGGTCCACCGCCGGCGCATGCTCGCCCTCGGCGCCATCGGCCTGGCCCACGGCACCCTGTTGTGGATGGGGGATATCCTGTTCATCTACGCCGCGATGGGGCTGCTCGCCTTCCTGTTCATCGACCGCACGCCGCGTGCGCTCCTGGCCTGGGGGGCCGCGCTCTACGCCCTGCCCATCCTGCTGACCATGGCCGCCGGCTGGGGGCTGACCCTGCTGCCCACCGCCGGCTTCATCAAGCTCGCCTCCGCCTCGCCGCCCGTCCACGAGGAGATCACCGCGGCCATCGAGGCCTATCAGGGCGGATGGCTGACGCAGATGGAGCAGCGCCTCCCCGAGGCCCTCACCCGCTATCTGGTCGGCACCCCGGCACGCCTGGGCTGGCTGACCCTCGGCTGCATGCTGATCGGCATGGCCGCGTACAAGAACGGCTTCCTCACCGGCGCCTGGAGCTCCCGGGCCTACGCGCGGGTGGTGGGCTACGGCCTGGGCATCGGCGTCCCGATGAGCATCGTCGGGATCGCTTACCGCGAGTGGCGCGACTGGGAATTGCTCAGCGGCTTCTTCTTCAGCACCCAGCTCAATCAGCTGGCGGTGCCCTTCGTCGCCGCAGGGTGGGCCGCCCTGATCATCCTCGCCTTCCAACGCGGCTGGCTCGGACGCCTGCACTGGCCGTTGACCGCCGTAGGACGGACAGCCTTGAGTGGTTACCTGCTACAGTCGGTGCTGTGTACCCTGGTCTTCTACGGCCACGGGCTGGGGCTGTACGGCGAGATGGGGCGGCCGACCCAGCTGCTGGTGGTACTCGGCGTCTGGCTGGTCCTGCTGATCGCCGCACCCCTGTGGCTGCGCGCCTTCCGCATGGGACCGGCGGAATGGCTCCTCCGCCAGGCCACACAGCTGCCGAGACCGGCGCCACCATGCCCCCCGGTCCCCCCGCCGCGCAGCCCCGACGCCGGCTGA
- a CDS encoding methyl-accepting chemotaxis protein translates to MAFLPTFSPRSSARDRLASLLEEQTERDWDLTLSFCEHGVEPVVAEPMDRFVGKLQEEIGRASEATVAMAEAVPELAANARQTREHSGALATTAGSIASASEQMAVTLEQELAPNSQQIAELGEKVHRTAAECDQYGEAAHQRVEAIGEGVGQLAETTAALSSGAYEISEVVEIIDSIAKRTNLLALNAAIEAARAGAAGAGFAVVAEEVRSLAEQTSEATDRVQKLLDQVQGGVQQTVEQVEQVREDMGAGLDQVRATRDHLKEAREAVGQLGDGVRAVASATEQMATTAQSVSSDIQEVAQIAQDMDGRAEGVQQLSDRLESLSAGALDAIGVFRLDVHRRARESVEAAARRFQEQDRLERAAMEQAMRQALRDSPSLELFYATDRHGRQITENIARDGFEVAYGESGLGQDWSARSWFQRAVQDGRTFVTPLYRSAASRDYCFTVGVPLLDPFGAVQGVLAADLSLRALHESGLTPCASPSRGPTEAAATAPTAG, encoded by the coding sequence ATGGCGTTTCTTCCGACCTTCAGCCCTCGCAGTAGCGCCCGCGACCGTCTGGCGAGCCTTCTGGAAGAGCAGACCGAGCGGGACTGGGATCTGACCCTGAGCTTTTGTGAGCACGGTGTTGAGCCCGTGGTGGCCGAGCCCATGGATCGGTTCGTGGGCAAGCTGCAGGAGGAGATCGGGCGGGCCAGCGAAGCGACGGTCGCCATGGCCGAGGCGGTGCCGGAGTTGGCCGCGAACGCTCGGCAAACCCGGGAACACAGCGGCGCGCTGGCGACCACGGCCGGTAGTATTGCGAGTGCGAGCGAGCAGATGGCGGTGACGCTTGAGCAGGAATTGGCCCCGAACAGTCAACAGATCGCTGAGCTCGGGGAGAAGGTGCACCGGACGGCGGCCGAGTGTGATCAATACGGTGAGGCTGCACACCAGCGCGTCGAGGCCATCGGAGAGGGCGTCGGTCAACTTGCTGAGACGACAGCAGCGCTCAGCAGTGGGGCGTACGAGATCAGCGAGGTGGTCGAGATCATCGACTCCATCGCCAAGAGAACCAATCTCCTGGCGTTGAATGCGGCCATCGAGGCGGCCCGAGCCGGTGCCGCCGGTGCAGGGTTTGCGGTGGTGGCGGAGGAGGTGCGCAGCCTGGCAGAGCAGACCAGTGAGGCGACGGATCGGGTGCAGAAACTGCTCGATCAGGTGCAGGGTGGCGTGCAGCAGACGGTGGAACAGGTCGAACAGGTGCGCGAAGACATGGGAGCCGGCCTGGATCAGGTGCGTGCGACCCGGGACCACCTCAAGGAGGCTCGGGAGGCGGTGGGGCAACTTGGCGACGGGGTGCGAGCCGTGGCCAGCGCAACGGAGCAGATGGCGACCACGGCCCAGTCCGTCAGCAGTGATATCCAGGAGGTGGCGCAGATCGCCCAAGACATGGATGGTCGGGCCGAGGGGGTGCAACAGCTCAGCGATCGCCTGGAGTCGTTGAGCGCCGGGGCCCTGGACGCCATCGGCGTCTTTCGTCTGGATGTGCATCGCCGCGCCCGCGAATCGGTGGAGGCGGCGGCCCGCCGGTTTCAGGAACAGGACAGGTTGGAACGCGCCGCAATGGAGCAGGCCATGCGGCAGGCATTGCGGGATTCACCGTCGCTGGAACTGTTCTACGCAACAGACCGCCATGGGCGGCAGATCACCGAGAACATCGCCCGGGATGGATTCGAGGTTGCTTACGGCGAGAGTGGCCTGGGGCAGGACTGGTCGGCGCGCAGCTGGTTTCAGCGGGCCGTGCAGGACGGCCGGACGTTTGTGACCCCGCTCTACCGTTCGGCTGCGAGCCGCGATTACTGCTTTACCGTCGGCGTGCCATTGCTGGACCCCTTCGGCGCGGTCCAGGGCGTCCTGGCAGCCGACCTCTCCCTGCGTGCCCTCCACGAGAGCGGCCTTACTCCGTGTGCGAGCCCGTCCCGGGGGCCCACGGAGGCCGCGGCCACTGCTCCCACTGCCGGGTGA
- a CDS encoding sensor domain-containing phosphodiesterase, translating into MPRPSDQWFDYRLESAFQPILSLSHRRIVGYEALLRGRCSTTGALLPPARVFEAANTLEHLHQLEQQSQAVHIANFQRCGDPEAPPKWLFLNVSPETVADNAYRDLLPEALRFGGVRQHQIVVELLETPGNETTLAEAVDYFRGLGCLVALDDFGTGYSNFERLWALEPDLVKLDRSLIQGAAEALNSKRRILSNLVALIHEAGSLVVLEGVESEEQAMIALDADIDLVQGFYFALPTLDSHAPAERGLAQVHQVTERFTEETLTAVNREQITLQPYEQTFLRAATRLDRGHGLRESCADLMALRGVQRCFVLNQRGEQVGEHLLPAGLKADAPVTTDPRHAPLVDTRGGTWSRRPYFRDALLAPRRLKISRPYLSSTGRHVCITLSIATRSHDDGHYYVLCCDVAWYPGGAPEKAPCEGTSRAAAPSP; encoded by the coding sequence ATGCCTCGCCCTTCGGATCAATGGTTCGATTACCGCCTCGAAAGCGCCTTCCAGCCGATCCTCAGCCTCAGCCACCGCCGCATTGTCGGCTACGAGGCCCTGCTACGCGGCAGATGCTCGACCACCGGGGCGCTGCTCCCTCCTGCCCGGGTCTTTGAGGCGGCCAACACACTCGAGCATCTGCACCAGCTCGAGCAACAGAGCCAGGCTGTGCATATCGCCAACTTCCAACGGTGCGGCGACCCCGAAGCGCCGCCGAAGTGGCTGTTCCTGAACGTCAGCCCGGAGACCGTCGCCGACAACGCCTATCGTGACCTACTGCCGGAGGCACTCCGCTTCGGGGGGGTGCGGCAGCACCAGATCGTCGTGGAGTTGCTCGAAACCCCCGGCAACGAGACCACCCTGGCCGAGGCGGTGGATTACTTCCGGGGCCTGGGCTGCCTGGTCGCCCTCGACGACTTCGGCACCGGCTACTCGAATTTTGAACGCCTGTGGGCGCTTGAGCCCGATCTGGTCAAACTGGATCGCTCACTGATCCAGGGCGCCGCAGAGGCGCTCAACAGCAAACGCCGCATCCTCAGCAACCTGGTTGCCTTGATCCACGAGGCCGGGAGTCTGGTGGTCCTCGAGGGGGTCGAGAGCGAAGAGCAAGCGATGATCGCCCTGGATGCCGATATCGACCTGGTCCAGGGATTTTACTTCGCGCTGCCGACTCTGGACTCCCATGCTCCGGCGGAGCGCGGCCTGGCGCAGGTGCATCAGGTGACCGAACGCTTCACCGAGGAGACCCTTACCGCAGTCAACCGGGAGCAAATCACCCTGCAACCGTACGAGCAGACCTTCCTGCGGGCGGCAACCCGGCTGGACCGGGGCCATGGTCTGCGCGAGAGTTGTGCCGATCTCATGGCCCTGCGGGGCGTTCAGCGCTGCTTCGTCCTCAATCAACGCGGTGAACAAGTCGGGGAACACCTGCTGCCCGCCGGGCTGAAAGCCGATGCCCCGGTGACGACCGACCCCCGCCACGCTCCGCTCGTGGACACCCGTGGCGGCACTTGGTCGAGGCGACCGTACTTCCGCGATGCCCTGCTCGCCCCCCGGCGGCTGAAGATCTCTCGCCCCTACTTGTCCAGCACGGGCCGACACGTCTGCATCACCCTCTCGATCGCCACGCGCTCCCACGACGACGGCCATTACTACGTGCTCTGCTGCGACGTCGCATGGTACCCGGGCGGCGCCCCCGAAAAAGCGCCTTGCGAAGGAACCTCCCGGGCCGCAGCGCCGAGTCCGTGA
- a CDS encoding DUF6858 family protein, whose translation MSELSLTWLQDAYPIRSLELPKGAPGLSSADDLLAKLRSRVEADERVAYIATFDHYEHTASLPDGEIAAGIHDAKNLVFCVGRRLPMALAPAVRPRSIGVVTLDDRFVVSFMESPMPLANEIMTQWLHELAEEVKAEA comes from the coding sequence ATGAGTGAGCTGTCACTGACCTGGCTCCAGGATGCCTATCCAATCCGCAGCCTCGAGCTGCCCAAGGGCGCCCCGGGCCTGAGCTCTGCCGATGATCTGTTGGCGAAGCTGCGCAGTCGGGTTGAAGCCGACGAACGCGTCGCCTACATCGCCACCTTCGACCACTACGAACACACCGCTAGCCTGCCCGATGGTGAAATCGCCGCAGGCATTCACGACGCCAAGAACTTGGTGTTCTGCGTTGGCCGGCGCCTCCCCATGGCCTTGGCCCCTGCCGTTCGCCCCCGCTCGATCGGGGTGGTGACGTTGGACGACCGCTTTGTCGTCAGCTTCATGGAGTCACCGATGCCTCTGGCCAACGAAATCATGACCCAGTGGCTCCACGAACTCGCCGAGGAGGTGAAGGCCGAGGCCTAG
- a CDS encoding arsenic resistance protein — MWSILYALQKRLTWAIPAMLALGFLYGALLPEEPLRWLILPLTFLMVYPMMVTLRVSHLTGWDDLRAQLLTQGVNFAVIPFIAFGLGLLFFADQPYMALGLLLAGLVPTSGMTISWTGFAGGNLAAAVKMTVLGLLIGALATPFYVEALLGAQIDVDFWAIAQQVLVIVVLPLVLGLLTQRALVRRFGQEDFRNRWAFRFPALSTLGVLGIVFIAMALNAETILAAPEQLLYILIPVALLYAINFPLSTALGKALLPRGDAIALVYGTVMRNLSIALAIAMNAFGAEGANAALVVAIAFVIQVQAAAWYVRVTRRVFGPPDDEVREARRSDTAESADNGGAQGSVGSETGAESESGSRRPSG; from the coding sequence ATGTGGTCCATCCTCTACGCCCTTCAGAAGCGACTGACCTGGGCCATACCGGCCATGCTCGCGCTGGGTTTCCTCTACGGCGCTCTCCTGCCGGAAGAGCCGCTGCGCTGGCTGATCCTGCCGCTGACGTTCCTGATGGTCTACCCGATGATGGTCACCCTGCGCGTATCCCACCTGACCGGGTGGGATGACCTGCGCGCGCAGCTTCTGACCCAGGGCGTCAACTTTGCAGTCATCCCCTTCATCGCTTTCGGTCTGGGGCTGCTGTTCTTCGCGGATCAGCCCTATATGGCGCTCGGGCTCCTGCTGGCCGGCCTGGTGCCGACCAGCGGCATGACCATCTCCTGGACGGGCTTCGCGGGCGGCAACCTCGCCGCAGCGGTGAAGATGACGGTCCTCGGCCTGCTGATCGGGGCGCTGGCGACCCCCTTCTATGTCGAGGCCCTTCTGGGCGCCCAGATCGACGTGGACTTCTGGGCCATCGCCCAACAGGTGCTCGTGATCGTTGTCCTGCCCCTTGTCCTCGGCCTACTCACCCAGCGCGCACTGGTGCGCCGCTTCGGTCAGGAAGACTTCCGCAATCGCTGGGCGTTTCGCTTCCCGGCACTCTCCACACTGGGCGTGCTGGGCATCGTCTTCATCGCCATGGCCCTCAACGCGGAGACGATCCTCGCGGCGCCCGAGCAATTGCTCTACATCCTGATTCCCGTCGCCCTGCTCTACGCCATCAACTTCCCGCTCAGCACGGCGCTGGGCAAGGCACTCCTGCCCCGCGGTGACGCCATCGCCCTGGTCTACGGCACGGTGATGCGCAACCTCTCCATTGCCCTGGCGATCGCCATGAACGCATTCGGTGCCGAGGGCGCCAACGCCGCTCTGGTGGTGGCCATCGCCTTCGTCATCCAGGTCCAGGCCGCCGCCTGGTACGTGCGGGTCACCCGGCGTGTCTTTGGCCCGCCCGACGACGAGGTGCGCGAGGCCCGTCGGTCGGATACGGCCGAGTCTGCCGACAACGGCGGCGCTCAGGGGAGCGTCGGGTCGGAAACCGGAGCAGAGAGCGAGTCGGGCTCCCGGCGGCCCTCGGGCTGA